The following proteins are encoded in a genomic region of Alphaproteobacteria bacterium:
- a CDS encoding CDGSH iron-sulfur domain-containing protein, whose product MADPVVAQKAPYPVDVEAGKTYWWCACGRSKKQPFCDGSHSGTGIQPMKYEAGQAKKLFFCGCKATKNQPLCDGGHKGL is encoded by the coding sequence ATGGCCGATCCCGTCGTCGCCCAGAAAGCGCCCTATCCCGTGGATGTCGAAGCGGGAAAAACCTATTGGTGGTGCGCCTGCGGCCGGTCGAAGAAGCAGCCCTTCTGCGACGGTTCGCATTCGGGCACGGGTATCCAGCCGATGAAATACGAAGCCGGCCAAGCGAAAAAGCTGTTCTTCTGCGGTTGCAAGGCGACCAAGAACCAGCCTTTGTGCGACGGCGGGCATAAGGGGCTTTGA